A single window of Pyrus communis chromosome 10, drPyrComm1.1, whole genome shotgun sequence DNA harbors:
- the LOC137747635 gene encoding translation factor GUF1 homolog, chloroplastic, which yields MAADLSAQTFLLSTTTTTPQRSQPRTTTSFLPSSSLYSHSKPLLHLSKTSRPRRHSLHQVLCQSTGTQPIFQLGHDRLSKVPISHIRNFCIIAHIDHGKSTLADKLLETTGTVQKREMKEQFLDNMDLERERGITIKLQIARMRYGFKNGEPYCLNLIDTPGHVDFSYEVSRSLAACEGALLVVDASQGVEAQTLANVYLALENNLEIIPVLNKIDLPGADPDSVIKEIEEVIGLDCSNAILCSAKEGIGITEILDAIVERVPPPAENADKPLRALIFDSYYDPYRGVIVYFRVIDGRIKKGDRVYFMASGKDYFADEIGVLSPTQQQVEELYAGEVGYLSASIRSVADARVGDTITHHSRKAESSLPGYEEATPMVFCGMFPVDADQFPELRDALEKLQLNDAALKFEPETSSAMGFGFRCGFLGLLHMEIVQERLEREYNLSLITTAPSVVYKVNCVSGEVVECSNPSALPEPGKRKSIEEPLVKIEMLTPKEYIGPLMELAQDRRAVFKEMKFIAENRASLTYELPLAEMVGDFFDQLKSRSKGYASMEYTFIGYQESDLIRLDIQINGEPVEPLATIVHKDKAYGVGRALTQKLKELIPRQMFKVPIQACIGSKVIASEALSAIRKDVLAKCYGGDITRKKKLLKKQAEGKKRMKAIGKVDVPQEAFMAVLKLEKEVL from the coding sequence ATGGCTGCAGACCTCTCTGCTCAAACCTTCCTCCTatccacaaccaccaccacaccCCAACGCTCCCAGCCCAGGACCACCACCTCGTTCTTGCCTTCCTCCTCTCTCTACTCTCACTCCAAACCCCTCCTCCACCTCTCCAAAACCTCCCGCCCCCGCCGTCACAGCCTCCACCAAGTGCTCTGCCAGTCCACCGGCACCCAACCCATTTTCCAGCTCGGCCATGACCGCCTCTCTAAGGTCCCCATTTCCCACATCAGGAACTTCTGCATCATCGCCCACATAGACCATGGCAAGTCGACTTTGGCCGATAAGCTGCTCGAAACCACCGGCACTGTGCAGAAGCGCGAGATGAAGGAGCAGTTTCTCGACAACATGGActtggagagagaaaggggcATCACCATCAAGCTCCAGATTGCCCGAATGCGATATGGGTTCAAAAATGGTGAGCCCTATTGTTTGAATTTGATTGACACTCCTGGGCATGTCGATTTTTCTTATGAGGTTTCTAGATCGCTTGCTGCTTGTGAAGGCGCTCTGCTTGTCGTCGATGCTTCGCAGGGTGTCGAAGCGCAGACTTTGGCGAATGTGTACCTGGCATTGGAGAACAACTTGGAGATTATCCCTGTATTGAATAAAATTGACCTCCCGGGGGCTGACCCGGATAGTGTGATCAAGGAGATTGAGGAGGTTATTGGGTTGGATTGCAGCAATGCCATACTCTGTTCTGCCAAGGAGGGAATTGGGATCACTGAGATTCTCGATGCGATCGTCGAAAGAGTTCCTCCTCCGGCAGAGAATGCTGATAAGCCATTGCGGGCTCTGATTTTTGATAGTTATTATGACCCTTATAGGGGTGTTATTGTGTATTTTAGGGTGATTGATGGGAGGATTAAGAAGGGGGATAGGGTTTATTTCATGGCTAGTGGCAAGGATTATTTTGCTGATGAGATTGGGGTTTTGTCTCCAACTCAGCAGCAAGTTGAGGAACTTTATGCCGGCGAGGTGGGTTATCTTTCGGCTTCTATAAGATCAGTGGCTGATGCTAGGGTTGGGGATACAATCACTCATCATAGTCGAAAGGCGGAAAGTTCATTGCCCGGTTATGAGGAAGCTACCCCAATGGTGTTCTGTGGCATGTTTCCTGTGGATGCAGACCAGTTTCCTGAGCTGAGGGATGCACTTGAGAAACTGCAGCTTAATGATGCTGCTCTGAAGTTTGAGCCCGAGACTTCTAGCGCTatgggttttgggtttaggtGTGGATTCTTGGGGCTCCTCCACATGGAAATTGTTCAGGAGAGGCTGGAGAGGGAGTACAATCTGAGTCTGATAACTACTGCCCCGAGCGTTGTGTATAAAGTGAATTGTGTAAGTGGTGAGGTTGTTGAATGCTCAAATCCATCTGCTCTTCCCGAGCCTGGAAAAAGGAAGTCGATTGAGGAGCCTCTTGTGAAAATTGAGATGCTTACGCCGAAGGAGTACATTGGTCCTCTTATGGAGTTGGCACAGGACAGAAGAGCAGTGTTTAAAGAAATGAAGTTTATTGCTGAGAATAGAGCATCACTCACATATGAATTACCCTTGGCTGAGATGGTAGGCGACTTTTTCGACCAGCTCAAGTCCAGAAGCAAAGGTTATGCAAGCATGGAATACACTTTTATCGGATACCAAGAAAGCGATCTAATAAGACTCGATATTCAGATTAACGGCGAACCTGTAGAACCGTTGGCAACCATTGTACACAAGGACAAGGCATATGGTGTAGGGAGGGCTTTGACACAAAAGCTGAAGGAGCTCATACCAAGGCAGATGTTTAAAGTGCCCATTCAAGCATGCATAGGATCAAAAGTGATTGCTAGTGAAGCTTTATCAGCAATCCGAAAGGATGTTTTAGCGAAATGCTACGGCGGAGATAtcacaaggaagaagaagctgcTCAAAAAACAGGCTGAGGGAAAGAAACGAATGAAGGCAATCGGTAAAGTCGATGTGCCTCAAGAAGCCTTCATGGCCGTGTTGAAACTCGAAAAGGAGGTATTGTGA